From the Chitinolyticbacter meiyuanensis genome, one window contains:
- a CDS encoding LysR family transcriptional regulator, producing MEIYQLRTLVAVAQQGHLTQAAELLHLSQPAVTAQIKALEEELGIALFERYPGGVQLTEAGKMLLPDAERILALSRDMLHRARAMAGEPKGKLRIGTIGVPARLKLGPLLAVLRERYPLITVQTQHAISGVVLNDVRKKALDGGFYLGRNPYQNVNTLALSELRFCVAMPAAWVDAYAEADWKVLGQAPWLGLSQFTSLSSITQELWRERNIAPKKVGEFDEEATLVEMLKAGVGISILAERTAQRFAADGSITLWRGGEIVITAPLQFIYSAEREMDPMIGMLREVLREVWSL from the coding sequence ATGGAAATCTACCAACTGCGCACGCTGGTCGCGGTTGCCCAGCAGGGGCACCTGACCCAGGCTGCCGAGCTGCTGCACCTGTCGCAGCCGGCGGTGACCGCCCAGATCAAGGCCTTGGAAGAGGAACTCGGCATCGCCTTGTTCGAGCGCTATCCGGGTGGTGTCCAGCTCACCGAAGCAGGCAAGATGCTATTGCCTGATGCCGAGCGCATCCTGGCCCTGTCACGCGACATGCTGCACCGCGCCCGGGCGATGGCGGGCGAACCCAAAGGCAAGCTGCGCATCGGCACTATCGGTGTGCCGGCCCGCCTCAAGCTGGGGCCGCTGCTGGCGGTGCTGCGCGAGCGCTATCCGCTGATCACCGTGCAGACCCAACACGCGATCTCCGGCGTGGTGCTGAACGACGTGCGCAAGAAGGCCTTGGATGGCGGCTTCTACCTTGGCCGCAATCCCTATCAGAACGTGAACACGCTGGCATTGTCCGAGCTGCGTTTTTGCGTGGCGATGCCAGCTGCATGGGTCGATGCCTATGCTGAGGCGGACTGGAAAGTGCTCGGCCAGGCGCCATGGCTGGGCTTGTCGCAGTTCACCAGTCTGTCGTCGATCACGCAGGAGCTGTGGCGCGAGCGCAATATCGCGCCCAAGAAGGTGGGCGAGTTCGACGAGGAGGCGACGCTGGTGGAGATGCTGAAGGCGGGCGTCGGCATCTCCATCCTGGCGGAGCGCACCGCGCAGCGCTTTGCCGCCGATGGCTCGATCACCCTCTGGCGTGGCGGCGAGATCGTGATCACGGCGCCGCTGCAGTTCATCTATTCGGCAGAGCGCGAGATGGATCCGATGATCGGCATGCTGCGCGAAGTGCTGCGCGAAGTCTGGTCGCTCTAG
- the rpmG gene encoding 50S ribosomal protein L33, with product MREKIKLESSAGTGHFYTTTKNKRTMPEKMEIKKFDPVARKHVMYKETKLK from the coding sequence ATGCGTGAAAAGATCAAGCTCGAATCGTCCGCCGGTACTGGTCACTTCTACACCACGACCAAGAACAAGCGCACCATGCCTGAGAAGATGGAGATCAAGAAGTTCGATCCCGTCGCTCGCAAGCATGTGATGTACAAAGAAACCAAGCTCAAGTAA
- the rpmB gene encoding 50S ribosomal protein L28, with amino-acid sequence MARVCKVTGKRPVTGNNVSHANNKTKRRFLPNLQSRRFWVESENRWVRLRVSNAALRTIDKNGIDVVLADLRARGEL; translated from the coding sequence ATGGCACGAGTATGCAAAGTTACCGGCAAGCGCCCGGTAACCGGGAACAACGTTTCCCACGCCAACAACAAGACCAAGCGTCGCTTCCTCCCGAACCTGCAATCGCGCCGTTTCTGGGTTGAGAGCGAAAACCGTTGGGTACGCCTGCGCGTTTCCAACGCAGCCCTGCGCACCATCGACAAGAACGGCATCGACGTCGTCCTGGCCGATCTGCGCGCTCGTGGCGAACTGTAA
- a CDS encoding DNA translocase FtsK, which produces MPLLRKKNVANASARAALPPQIANALRESWWFLLVAVVLYMVLALASYHPGDPGWSHSASSVQVHNRGGMVGAWAADILLALFGLSAWWWVAFCFAAIWWGYRRIDRVSDNPHKPVVLLACLGFALVLLSSSSLEALRLHSLQIALPLAPGGVLGLGLGGWLYRALGFAGATLTLIAAWAIGVSLFTGLSWLAVMEKLGAALEWLCFKSIDTWQAAQDRKIGREAAVKREVKVSEEKKKQEDKAPLKIETPQLEVPIAKQAEKRLEKEKKEQEKQQQVAEQQAAQPSLFDLDDLPPPAKPLPRGSTNEALPALSLLAPAPVAQETISLETLEFTSRLIERKLADFNVEVKVVAAYPGPVITRYEIEPAVGVKGSQIVNLMKDLARALGLVSIRVVETIPGKTYMGLELPNPSRQTIRLSEILSSEPYHQMSSRLTMALGKDITGKPIVTDLAKAPHMLVAGTTGSGKSVGVNAMILSLLYKASPEDVRFIMVDPKMLELSVYDGIPHLLAPVVTDMKLAANALNWCVAEMEKRYRLMSAMGVRNLAGFNQKVKDAEKAGQKLTNPFSLTPDDPEPLSHLPFIVVVVDEFADLMMVAGKKIEELIARLAQKARAAGIHLILATQRPSVDVITGLIKANIPTRIAFQVSSKVDSRTILDQMGAEALLGQGDMLFLPPGTGYPQRVHGAFCADDEVHRVVEHLKQFGEPDYVEGILNGGFEAEAAGGGGAPWEGGGSGDPEADALYDEAVAFVIKSRRASISSVQRQLRIGYNRAARLIEQMEAAGLVSPMETNGNRTVLAPPSE; this is translated from the coding sequence ATGCCACTGCTGCGCAAGAAGAACGTCGCCAACGCCTCGGCCCGCGCCGCACTGCCGCCGCAGATCGCCAACGCGCTGCGCGAATCGTGGTGGTTCCTGCTGGTGGCCGTGGTGCTCTACATGGTGCTCGCACTGGCGAGCTATCACCCGGGTGATCCGGGCTGGTCACACAGCGCCAGCAGCGTGCAGGTGCACAATCGTGGCGGCATGGTCGGCGCCTGGGCTGCCGACATCCTGCTCGCGCTGTTCGGCCTGTCGGCCTGGTGGTGGGTGGCATTCTGCTTCGCCGCCATCTGGTGGGGTTATCGTCGCATCGACCGTGTCAGCGACAATCCGCACAAACCGGTGGTACTGCTCGCCTGCCTCGGCTTCGCGCTGGTGCTGCTGTCCTCCAGCAGCCTTGAAGCGCTACGGCTGCACTCGCTGCAGATTGCACTGCCACTGGCGCCCGGCGGCGTGCTCGGATTGGGCCTCGGCGGCTGGCTCTATCGCGCACTCGGCTTTGCCGGCGCCACGCTGACGCTGATCGCCGCCTGGGCCATCGGTGTCTCGCTGTTCACCGGGCTGTCCTGGCTCGCGGTGATGGAAAAACTGGGTGCTGCGCTCGAGTGGCTGTGCTTCAAGAGCATCGACACCTGGCAGGCCGCGCAGGACCGCAAGATCGGCCGGGAGGCGGCAGTCAAACGCGAGGTCAAGGTTTCCGAGGAAAAGAAGAAGCAGGAAGACAAGGCCCCTTTGAAGATCGAAACGCCGCAGCTCGAGGTCCCGATCGCCAAGCAGGCGGAAAAGCGGCTGGAGAAGGAAAAGAAGGAGCAGGAAAAGCAGCAGCAGGTTGCCGAGCAACAGGCCGCACAGCCCAGCCTGTTCGATCTCGATGACTTGCCGCCACCCGCCAAGCCGCTGCCTCGCGGCAGTACCAACGAGGCGCTGCCCGCCTTGTCGCTGCTGGCACCGGCGCCGGTGGCGCAGGAAACCATCAGCCTGGAGACGCTGGAATTCACCTCGCGGCTGATCGAGCGCAAGCTCGCTGACTTCAATGTCGAGGTGAAGGTGGTGGCAGCCTACCCGGGCCCGGTGATCACCCGCTACGAGATCGAACCTGCCGTCGGCGTGAAGGGCAGCCAGATCGTCAACCTGATGAAGGATCTGGCCCGCGCACTGGGCCTCGTGTCGATTCGTGTGGTCGAGACCATCCCCGGCAAGACCTATATGGGCCTGGAGCTGCCCAACCCCAGCCGCCAAACCATCCGCCTCTCGGAAATCCTTTCATCCGAGCCGTATCACCAAATGAGCAGCCGCCTCACCATGGCGCTGGGCAAGGACATCACCGGCAAGCCCATCGTCACCGATCTGGCCAAGGCACCGCACATGCTGGTGGCCGGCACCACCGGCTCGGGCAAGTCGGTCGGGGTCAACGCCATGATCCTGTCGCTGCTCTACAAGGCCAGCCCCGAGGACGTGCGCTTCATCATGGTCGATCCGAAGATGCTGGAGCTCTCGGTCTACGACGGTATCCCGCATCTGCTGGCGCCGGTGGTCACCGACATGAAGCTGGCTGCCAATGCGCTCAACTGGTGCGTGGCGGAGATGGAGAAGCGCTACCGGCTGATGAGCGCGATGGGCGTACGCAACCTCGCCGGCTTCAACCAGAAGGTGAAGGATGCGGAGAAGGCCGGGCAAAAGCTCACCAATCCGTTCAGCCTGACCCCAGACGATCCGGAACCCTTGAGCCACCTGCCCTTCATCGTGGTGGTGGTCGACGAGTTCGCCGACCTGATGATGGTGGCCGGCAAGAAGATCGAGGAGCTGATCGCCCGTCTGGCGCAGAAGGCCCGCGCGGCCGGCATTCATTTGATCCTGGCGACGCAGCGGCCGTCGGTCGATGTGATCACCGGCCTGATCAAGGCCAACATCCCTACCCGGATCGCATTCCAGGTGTCCAGCAAGGTGGACAGCCGCACCATCCTCGACCAGATGGGCGCCGAGGCACTGCTGGGCCAGGGCGACATGCTGTTCCTGCCGCCGGGCACCGGTTACCCGCAGCGGGTGCATGGTGCCTTCTGCGCCGACGACGAAGTGCACCGCGTGGTGGAGCACCTGAAGCAGTTCGGCGAGCCCGATTACGTCGAGGGCATCCTCAATGGCGGGTTCGAGGCCGAGGCCGCCGGTGGCGGTGGTGCGCCGTGGGAAGGTGGCGGCAGCGGCGACCCAGAAGCGGATGCGCTCTACGACGAGGCAGTAGCCTTTGTCATCAAGAGCCGCAGGGCGTCGATCTCATCGGTGCAACGCCAGCTGCGCATCGGCTACAATCGCGCCGCCCGTCTGATCGAACAGATGGAAGCTGCCGGCCTGGTGAGCCCGATGGAGACCAACGGCAACCGCACGGTGCTGGCACCACCGTCCGAATAG
- a CDS encoding LysR family transcriptional regulator encodes MQRHLAPVQLSSIELFCKAAELGGFTAAARALGVTPAAVSRAIGRLEARLAVQLFTRSTRQIQLTEPGQDYYRQCSQALAQIEDAERALTGRQSEPAGTVRISVPTTYGHHRLLPVLPRFLALYPQVRVEVHVGNRNIDFVQDGYDLAIRLGLPEDGRLIARVLEHATLGVFAAPAYLAARGTPASLDDLAHHDCIAFVLPSSGRMMPWSFQVLGKDIEHAIAARLWVEEDVLACVGHARAGGGLCQMYHYIAAEYVARGELVEVLQPYAGRARPFTLLYPQHRHRSASVRAFIDFAMAELALAHSGTAHIPL; translated from the coding sequence ATGCAACGCCATCTCGCCCCGGTACAGCTCTCCAGCATCGAACTCTTTTGCAAGGCCGCCGAGCTCGGCGGCTTTACCGCTGCCGCGCGTGCGCTGGGCGTGACGCCGGCGGCGGTCAGCCGCGCGATCGGCCGACTGGAGGCGCGGCTTGCGGTGCAGCTCTTTACCCGCAGCACCCGGCAGATCCAGCTCACCGAGCCCGGCCAGGACTACTACCGGCAATGCAGCCAGGCACTGGCCCAGATCGAGGACGCCGAGCGCGCGCTGACCGGGCGGCAGAGCGAACCGGCAGGCACCGTGCGCATTTCGGTGCCAACCACCTATGGCCATCACCGGCTGCTGCCGGTGCTGCCGCGCTTCCTCGCGCTGTATCCCCAGGTGCGGGTCGAGGTGCATGTCGGCAACCGCAACATCGATTTCGTCCAGGATGGCTACGATCTCGCCATCCGACTGGGCCTGCCCGAAGACGGCCGGCTGATCGCCCGCGTGCTCGAACACGCCACGCTGGGCGTGTTCGCCGCCCCAGCCTATCTCGCCGCACGCGGCACGCCTGCATCGCTGGACGATCTGGCCCATCACGATTGCATCGCCTTCGTACTGCCCAGCAGCGGCCGGATGATGCCGTGGTCGTTCCAGGTGCTGGGCAAGGACATCGAGCACGCCATCGCCGCGCGGCTGTGGGTCGAGGAGGACGTGCTCGCCTGCGTCGGCCACGCCCGTGCGGGCGGCGGGCTGTGCCAGATGTATCACTACATCGCCGCCGAATACGTGGCACGCGGCGAGCTGGTCGAGGTGCTGCAGCCCTACGCCGGCCGCGCCCGCCCGTTCACGCTGCTCTACCCGCAACACCGCCACCGGTCGGCCAGCGTGCGCGCCTTCATCGATTTCGCCATGGCCGAACTCGCGCTCGCGCACTCGGGCACGGCGCACATCCCGCTATAA
- a CDS encoding type 1 glutamine amidotransferase domain-containing protein, whose amino-acid sequence MSKHILMIITSNDRMGDTGKPTGVWAEELAVPYYALIDAGHTVTLASPKGGMIPLDPSSVTGEASHDPAVVRMNGDAALQALLAATRPVADIEFAGFDAVFFPGGHGTMWDLPGNADVRRLVEAAHAQGKWISAVCHGVVGLVDARRTDGQSVVAGQHISAFTDAEEAAVGLTALMPFLLESRLRELGADFQPAANWQAFAVRDGQFITGQNPQSSKQVVELLLAALAE is encoded by the coding sequence ATGAGCAAGCACATCCTGATGATCATCACCTCCAACGACCGCATGGGCGATACCGGCAAGCCGACCGGCGTCTGGGCCGAGGAGCTGGCGGTGCCGTACTACGCGTTGATTGATGCGGGCCACACGGTGACGCTGGCTTCCCCCAAGGGCGGGATGATTCCGCTCGATCCATCTAGCGTGACCGGCGAGGCCAGCCACGATCCGGCCGTGGTGCGCATGAATGGCGACGCCGCGCTGCAGGCCTTGCTGGCCGCGACTCGGCCGGTTGCGGACATCGAATTCGCTGGTTTTGATGCGGTGTTCTTCCCCGGTGGCCACGGCACGATGTGGGATCTGCCGGGCAATGCCGACGTGCGCCGGCTGGTCGAGGCAGCGCATGCGCAAGGCAAGTGGATCTCGGCGGTCTGTCACGGCGTGGTCGGCCTCGTTGACGCGCGCCGCACCGATGGCCAATCGGTGGTCGCCGGCCAGCACATCAGCGCATTCACCGATGCCGAAGAAGCGGCCGTGGGCCTGACGGCGCTGATGCCGTTCCTGCTCGAATCGCGCTTGCGCGAACTGGGCGCGGATTTCCAGCCGGCCGCCAACTGGCAGGCCTTTGCCGTGCGTGATGGCCAGTTCATCACCGGGCAGAATCCACAGTCATCCAAGCAGGTGGTCGAGCTGCTGCTGGCGGCACTCGCCGAATAA
- a CDS encoding lysophospholipid acyltransferase family protein, with translation MLWLLARFRLFVAWIDLVLFTLLMVLLALLPLSWLGWYPRLFHAWCRCFVRALNVELRLHQHHARPLPRHYILIANHPSAFEDVGIPALFPVVSLAKIEVRDWWLVGRIAAAAGTLFVQRESKDSRQAAQAALIDAVRAGHNVALYPEGGCKGRRLWDHFLYGAFTVSLETGVPIVPVFLHYEAQQAFEWAEGETLLQKIWHIVTSPNPVANYHVFDAFDPAEFADREAYSSHVYHCYQAWQQRFLE, from the coding sequence ATGTTGTGGCTGCTCGCTCGTTTTCGCCTGTTCGTCGCCTGGATCGATCTCGTGTTGTTCACGCTGCTGATGGTGTTGCTGGCGCTGCTGCCGCTGTCCTGGCTGGGCTGGTATCCACGGCTGTTCCACGCGTGGTGCCGCTGCTTCGTGCGTGCGCTGAACGTGGAATTGCGCTTGCACCAGCACCATGCTCGGCCATTGCCGCGCCACTACATCCTGATCGCCAATCACCCGTCGGCGTTCGAGGATGTCGGCATCCCCGCGCTGTTTCCGGTAGTGAGCCTCGCCAAGATCGAGGTGCGCGACTGGTGGCTGGTCGGCCGTATCGCGGCAGCAGCCGGCACGCTGTTCGTGCAGCGCGAAAGCAAGGATTCGCGCCAGGCCGCGCAGGCCGCGCTGATCGATGCCGTCCGCGCCGGGCATAACGTCGCGCTCTACCCGGAAGGCGGCTGCAAGGGCCGCCGGCTGTGGGATCACTTCCTCTATGGCGCCTTCACCGTCTCGCTGGAAACCGGCGTGCCCATCGTGCCGGTGTTCCTGCACTACGAGGCGCAACAGGCGTTCGAATGGGCCGAGGGCGAGACGCTGCTGCAGAAGATCTGGCACATCGTCACCAGCCCCAACCCGGTCGCCAACTACCACGTGTTCGACGCATTCGATCCGGCCGAATTCGCCGACCGCGAGGCTTATAGCAGCCACGTCTACCACTGCTACCAAGCCTGGCAGCAGCGCTTCCTCGAGTAA
- a CDS encoding flagellar motor protein: MDKTSIFGLLLGLIAIVAGQVLEGGHIASLVQPTAFLIVIGGTIGAVMLQSRATDFIAGVKLGKWVFVPPQHDFRQVLNVMVNWGQQARRGGLLALEAYVAGEKDPFVRRGLQMLVDGAEPDMIRRALELDIDAYEERARAAAKIWESAGGYAPTIGIIGAVMGLIHVMENLSDPSKLGAGIAVAFVATIYGVGSANLIFLPISTKLKHHIASETRRREMLLEGLVTIANGENPRMLESKLAGFLH; this comes from the coding sequence ATGGACAAGACCAGTATCTTCGGCCTGCTGCTGGGCCTGATCGCCATCGTGGCCGGACAGGTGCTCGAAGGCGGCCACATCGCTTCGCTGGTACAGCCGACGGCGTTCCTGATCGTGATCGGCGGCACCATCGGCGCGGTGATGCTGCAAAGCCGGGCCACCGACTTCATCGCCGGCGTGAAGCTCGGCAAATGGGTGTTCGTGCCACCACAGCATGATTTCCGCCAGGTGCTGAACGTGATGGTGAACTGGGGGCAGCAGGCGCGGCGTGGCGGCTTGTTGGCGCTGGAGGCCTATGTTGCCGGTGAGAAGGACCCGTTCGTACGGCGCGGCCTGCAGATGCTGGTCGATGGCGCCGAGCCGGACATGATCCGCCGTGCGCTGGAGCTCGACATCGACGCCTACGAAGAGCGCGCCCGCGCCGCCGCCAAGATCTGGGAATCCGCCGGCGGCTATGCACCCACCATCGGCATTATCGGCGCGGTGATGGGGCTGATCCATGTGATGGAGAACCTGTCCGATCCGTCCAAGCTCGGCGCCGGCATCGCCGTGGCCTTCGTCGCCACCATCTACGGCGTCGGCTCGGCCAACCTGATCTTCTTGCCGATCTCCACCAAGCTCAAACACCATATCGCCAGCGAAACACGCCGCCGCGAAATGCTGCTCGAAGGCCTCGTCACCATCGCCAACGGCGAAAATCCGCGGATGCTGGAAAGCAAGCTGGCCGGCTTCCTGCACTGA
- a CDS encoding RNA polymerase sigma factor FliA, translating into MPSPRAIHLYRQTQASTEDDRVSAHAPLVKRIAYHMVSRLPASVDVEDLIQVGLMGLMEASRNFDPAAGVQFETFATQRIRGAMLDELRQADWMPRQARRNMREIEQEIHKLEQTLGRAPSEGEVAQGLNLPLAEYQARLADARGHQLVYYEDFGDDGDNDQLDHYTADERANPFEQLSDAGFRDVLVEGISALPEREQLVMSLYYDEELNLKEIGAVLGVSESRVCQLHSQAIARLRSRLTDWLSPT; encoded by the coding sequence ATGCCCTCACCCCGCGCCATCCATCTCTACCGCCAGACCCAGGCCTCCACCGAGGACGATCGCGTCAGCGCGCATGCGCCGCTGGTCAAGCGCATCGCCTACCACATGGTGTCGCGCCTGCCGGCCAGCGTGGACGTGGAAGACCTGATCCAGGTCGGCCTGATGGGATTGATGGAGGCATCGCGCAATTTCGATCCGGCCGCCGGCGTGCAGTTCGAGACCTTCGCCACCCAGCGCATCCGCGGCGCCATGCTCGACGAGCTGCGCCAGGCCGACTGGATGCCGCGCCAGGCGCGGCGCAACATGCGCGAGATCGAACAGGAAATCCACAAGCTGGAGCAGACGCTGGGCCGCGCGCCCAGCGAGGGCGAGGTCGCCCAGGGGCTGAACCTGCCGCTGGCCGAATATCAGGCGCGCCTGGCGGACGCCCGCGGCCACCAGCTCGTCTACTACGAGGATTTCGGCGACGACGGCGACAACGACCAGCTCGACCACTACACCGCCGACGAGCGCGCCAATCCATTCGAGCAGTTGTCCGACGCCGGCTTTCGCGACGTGCTGGTCGAGGGCATTTCGGCGCTGCCGGAACGTGAACAGCTGGTGATGTCGCTCTATTACGACGAAGAACTCAACCTCAAGGAAATCGGCGCCGTCCTCGGCGTCTCCGAATCGCGCGTATGCCAGCTCCATAGCCAGGCCATCGCGCGCTTGCGGTCCCGACTCACCGATTGGCTGAGCCCCACATGA
- a CDS encoding ABC-type transport auxiliary lipoprotein family protein: MMRLACLCLAAFLTACAGNPPAESHYRVEAERSGTAASAPRFAGKLRIAPLRAAEGYRDWRFVYRETDYRYASDPYRGFVAPPAQLVTERLSAWIAASGLFGEVLGAQLDAVDWTLAGRLDALYADLRPNGERQVVVRLNLVLSRDGQLRDSRNITAAAPISSMDGDGIAAAADAALGNAFRQYEAALALTDPALSR; encoded by the coding sequence ATGATGCGCCTCGCCTGCCTCTGCCTTGCCGCCTTCCTCACCGCCTGCGCCGGCAATCCGCCTGCCGAATCGCACTACCGCGTCGAGGCCGAGCGCAGCGGCACCGCCGCCAGCGCGCCCCGCTTTGCCGGCAAGCTGCGCATTGCGCCGCTGCGCGCCGCCGAAGGCTATCGCGACTGGCGCTTCGTCTATCGCGAAACAGACTACCGCTATGCCAGCGACCCGTATCGCGGCTTTGTCGCGCCACCGGCCCAGCTCGTCACCGAGCGGCTGAGCGCCTGGATCGCTGCCAGCGGCCTGTTCGGCGAAGTGCTGGGCGCGCAGCTCGATGCCGTCGACTGGACGCTGGCCGGCCGGCTCGACGCACTGTACGCCGACCTGCGCCCGAACGGCGAACGCCAGGTCGTGGTGCGACTCAATCTGGTACTGAGTCGGGACGGCCAGTTGCGCGACAGCCGTAACATCACCGCCGCAGCGCCGATCAGCAGCATGGATGGCGATGGCATCGCCGCTGCCGCCGATGCCGCGCTCGGCAACGCGTTCCGCCAGTACGAAGCCGCACTCGCCCTCACAGACCCGGCGCTTTCCCGCTAA
- a CDS encoding MlaD family protein, whose amino-acid sequence MSQAKTPYFRLGLFIVIGLAIGAVLFVAFGAGRWFASTITLETYFDESVQGLDVGSPVKYRGVALGTVSKIGFTGNKYDHERGQPQYVLVEMELKPDRFQAGGGDVPDQGLLDRQIERGLRVRLAPQGLTGTNYLEIDYVDTKSNRPLPIGWKPDALYIPSAHSAVAQIMEAAQNLITKTQNLDIEGTVARLNKLLDTAERQLGDVPFKDLAASLLRVSERLEKVPTDQIGKDAQSLLVELRATNASLQQLVADPAWQRAASDVAAAAQGAKSVLNDPALPRTLQHLERVTSRLDALVGSRDDELADTLDNLHAISTELRTLTERARHNPAGLLFGADPTPYPLPR is encoded by the coding sequence TTGAGCCAAGCCAAGACTCCCTATTTCCGCCTCGGGCTGTTCATCGTCATCGGCCTCGCCATTGGCGCGGTGCTGTTCGTCGCCTTCGGCGCCGGCCGCTGGTTCGCCAGCACCATCACGCTGGAGACCTACTTCGACGAATCGGTGCAGGGGCTCGACGTCGGCTCGCCGGTGAAATACCGCGGCGTGGCACTCGGCACCGTCAGCAAGATCGGCTTCACCGGCAACAAATACGATCACGAGCGCGGCCAACCGCAATACGTGCTGGTGGAAATGGAACTCAAGCCCGATCGCTTCCAGGCTGGCGGCGGCGACGTGCCGGACCAGGGTCTGCTTGATCGCCAGATCGAGCGCGGCCTGCGGGTGCGGCTGGCCCCACAGGGCCTTACCGGCACCAACTATCTGGAAATCGACTACGTCGACACCAAGAGCAACCGACCACTGCCGATCGGCTGGAAGCCCGATGCGCTTTATATTCCCTCCGCCCACAGCGCGGTGGCGCAGATCATGGAAGCCGCGCAGAACCTGATCACCAAGACGCAGAACCTCGACATCGAGGGCACGGTCGCCCGGCTGAACAAGCTGCTCGACACCGCCGAGCGCCAGCTCGGCGACGTCCCGTTCAAGGATCTGGCTGCTTCGCTGCTGCGTGTGAGCGAACGACTGGAGAAAGTGCCCACCGACCAGATCGGCAAGGATGCGCAATCGCTGCTGGTGGAGCTGCGCGCCACCAACGCCAGCCTGCAGCAACTGGTGGCCGACCCGGCGTGGCAGCGTGCCGCCAGCGACGTCGCCGCTGCCGCCCAGGGCGCGAAGAGCGTGCTGAACGATCCAGCGCTGCCGCGCACGCTGCAACATCTTGAGCGGGTAACCAGCCGGCTCGATGCTCTCGTCGGCAGTCGCGACGACGAACTGGCCGACACGCTGGACAACCTGCATGCCATCAGTACCGAGCTGCGAACACTGACCGAACGCGCCCGCCACAACCCGGCCGGCCTGCTGTTCGGTGCCGATCCTACTCCCTATCCGCTGCCCCGATGA
- a CDS encoding ABC transporter ATP-binding protein gives MSEPIIRVADLTCAYGDNVVLRDVSFEVARGEVLTVLGGSGCGKSTLLKHLIGLEHPAAGRIWLNGQELTEATGEARRAILASFGVAYQAGALFGSMSVLENVMLPLAEHTALDAPARELVARLKLREVGLEQYADYAPANLSGGMQKRAAIARALALDPAIIFLDEPSAGLDPITSSELDALILRLARALHLTFVVVTHELASIFAIADRGLMLDKQEKGIIAVGKPADLRDHHPDPRVTRFFRRGEETV, from the coding sequence ATGAGCGAGCCCATCATCCGCGTGGCAGATCTGACCTGCGCCTACGGCGACAACGTGGTGCTGCGCGACGTGAGCTTTGAGGTGGCGCGCGGCGAGGTGCTGACGGTGCTCGGTGGCTCCGGCTGCGGCAAGTCCACGCTGCTCAAGCACCTGATCGGGCTGGAGCATCCGGCTGCCGGCCGCATCTGGCTGAACGGCCAGGAGCTGACCGAGGCGACCGGCGAAGCCCGCCGCGCCATCCTCGCCTCGTTCGGCGTGGCCTATCAGGCCGGTGCGCTGTTCGGCTCGATGAGCGTGCTGGAGAACGTGATGCTGCCACTCGCCGAGCATACCGCGCTCGATGCACCGGCGCGCGAGCTGGTCGCACGGCTCAAGCTCCGGGAAGTGGGGCTCGAGCAATACGCCGACTACGCGCCGGCCAATCTGTCGGGCGGCATGCAAAAGCGCGCCGCCATTGCCCGCGCGCTGGCGCTCGATCCGGCCATCATCTTTCTCGATGAACCCTCGGCCGGGCTCGATCCGATCACTTCGAGCGAGCTCGATGCGCTGATCCTGCGGCTGGCACGGGCATTGCACCTGACCTTCGTCGTGGTGACACACGAGCTTGCCAGTATTTTCGCCATTGCCGACCGCGGCCTGATGCTGGATAAACAGGAAAAAGGCATCATCGCCGTCGGCAAACCCGCCGACTTGCGTGATCATCACCCCGATCCCCGCGTGACCCGCTTCTTTCGCCGCGGTGAGGAGACCGTTTGA